In Kordiimonas sp. SCSIO 12610, the sequence CAAAGCGTCACGTATGACTTTACTAAAAGAAACTGAGAAGTTCTTAGCGAAGCATATTGGCGACTAGCGCCTTAACCAATTCCGAGCGTGTTCGCGACATCCAGAATACGCTCGGCCTCTACCACATGTAATTCTTCGATCATTTTACCTTTAAAGGTAGCAACACCCTTGTTTAGCACCTTAGCTTCTTTGTAGGCTGTAATCAAAGCCTTCGCGTCTGCAATTTCATCATGGCTCGGCGAAAAAACTTCATTTGTGATGGCAACCTGACTCGGATGAATAAGGCTTTTCCCATCATACCCCATGTCCCTAGCTTGTAAGGCATGTAACCTTAAACCCTCATCATCCATAAAATCATTATAGACACCGTCAATCACAAGAAGACCATATGCACGCGCTGCCAATACAGCCGTGCCCAGGGCCGTTATCACACTCTCACGGTTTGGGACATGTCTTGCGCGAAGGTCTTTCACAAGGTCGTTGGTACCAACAACAAGTGCCTGCAATCGATCACTTGACCCAGCAATCTGACCAGCATTCAAAAATGCGATTGGCGTTTCGAGCATAGCCCAGAGATTTGTGTCGTTTGCTCCTGCCTTGTTCATCGCATCCATTATAATGCTCACATCATTCGCATCATTGATTTTAGGAACAATGATTGCTTCGGGATTTAAAGCCCCTATAGCCGCAATATCATCTTGCCACCACCTGGTGGCCAGCCCGTTAATCCTGACAACCAGTTTACTATTTCCAAATGCGCCGTCCTTTAAAGCTTCTGAAACAAGCCCTCGAGCCGTTTCCTTAGCTTCTGGTGCCGTCGCGTCTTCAAGGTCAAAAACAATCACATCAACATCAAGAGTGCGCGCTTTTTCGATCACTCGAGGGTTCGACCCAGGCATAAAAAGGACACTGCGATAAAGCTCACTCATAACCAAAATCCATTTCTAAATGACGAGGCGTTTAAACTGATAACTCACATGCAATGAGGTGAATCATAATAAGTGGCTTCACAAAAAGAAAGCGGCGAGAAAAATTTTCTCACCGCTCCATTCATCATTTATACTTTATTTCTAGTCTGCAGTTACCAGTTTCTGGTTAATCATCGATTCTGCAATTTGAACAGCATTCAATGCTGCACCCTTCCTCAGATTATCAGATACAACCCAGATATTCAGACCATTCTCTACAGTGATATCTTCACGGATACGCGAAATATAGGTTGCAAAATCGCCAACACATTCAACAGGTGTGATGTAGCCTTCGTCCTCACGGCGATCAACAACCAGACAACCCGGCGCTTCACGAAGGATATTACGCGCTTCATCAGCAGAAATTTCTTTTTCAAATTCTATATTGAGCGATTCTGAATGCCCCACAAACACAGGCACGCGCACACATGTTGCCGTAAGCTTGATTTTCGGATCGAGCATTTTCTTGGTTTCGGCAACCATTTTCCACTCTTCTTTGGTGTATCCATCATCGAGGAACACATCGATATGCGGGATCACATTGAAAGCAATCTGTTTCGTGAATTGCTCTTTCTCGATATCATCGTTCACAAAAATAGCACGCGTTTGGCGGAACAATTCGTCCATCGCGGCATTACCAGCACCAGAAACTGACTGGTATGTTGATACAACAACCCGTTTGATCACCGCAGCATCATGCAAGGGCTTCAAAGCCACAAGCATTTGCGCTGTCGAACAGTTTGGGTTTGCAACAATATTCTTTTTTGCAAAATCCTTAAGGTCATGCGCGTTCACTTCTGGCACCACAAGCGGCACATCCGGATCCATCCGGTAAAGGGATGAATTGTCAATCACAACCGCACCCGCTTTGGCAGCTCGTGGTGCATGTTCTTTCGAAACACCCGAACCCGCAGCAAAGAACGCAAAAGCAGTGCCTGCAAAATCGAAATCATCCAGTGCCTGTACCTTAAGTTCCTTATCGCCGTACATAGCGATCTGACCAATCGACTTTCGGGATGCGAGCGCAACAATATCCTTCGCCGGGAAATCACGCTCAGCAAGGATGTTTAACATTTCACGACCGACATTACCGGTCGCACCTACAACAGCGACACGAAAGCCCATTTATGGTCTCCTTATGGACAATGGAATTAAAAAGAATGCTCTATCTATAGAGCCATTAGTTATCGTCAAGTTTTTTAAGTATAGCGTCACCCATTTGTGACGTTGTGACCCGCATTGT encodes:
- a CDS encoding CoA ester lyase gives rise to the protein MSELYRSVLFMPGSNPRVIEKARTLDVDVIVFDLEDATAPEAKETARGLVSEALKDGAFGNSKLVVRINGLATRWWQDDIAAIGALNPEAIIVPKINDANDVSIIMDAMNKAGANDTNLWAMLETPIAFLNAGQIAGSSDRLQALVVGTNDLVKDLRARHVPNRESVITALGTAVLAARAYGLLVIDGVYNDFMDDEGLRLHALQARDMGYDGKSLIHPSQVAITNEVFSPSHDEIADAKALITAYKEAKVLNKGVATFKGKMIEELHVVEAERILDVANTLGIG
- a CDS encoding aspartate-semialdehyde dehydrogenase, whose translation is MGFRVAVVGATGNVGREMLNILAERDFPAKDIVALASRKSIGQIAMYGDKELKVQALDDFDFAGTAFAFFAAGSGVSKEHAPRAAKAGAVVIDNSSLYRMDPDVPLVVPEVNAHDLKDFAKKNIVANPNCSTAQMLVALKPLHDAAVIKRVVVSTYQSVSGAGNAAMDELFRQTRAIFVNDDIEKEQFTKQIAFNVIPHIDVFLDDGYTKEEWKMVAETKKMLDPKIKLTATCVRVPVFVGHSESLNIEFEKEISADEARNILREAPGCLVVDRREDEGYITPVECVGDFATYISRIREDITVENGLNIWVVSDNLRKGAALNAVQIAESMINQKLVTAD